The DNA region GTCAGCGAGCTTCTTCACCTCGACACCAACCTCCTCATAAAGCTGACGTCCCTCCGCCGCATCCGCCGCCTCGAAACCGTGTGGGACGACGAGGCTCACTTCAGTGACGTGGCGAAATGCCGCTCTCAAGTCGCCAAGAGGCTTCTCCACGAGTGCCAGACGCAGAGTGGCCACAACTCTCTGATCCGGGCCGGCTACGGCGGCTGGCTGCTCTACACCGCCGCCTCAGCCGGTGACGTGGCGTTTGTTAAAGAGTTGTTGCAAAGAGACCCTCTTTTGGTGTTTGGGGAGGGAGAGTATGGTGTGACTGATATCTTTTACGCTGCCGCTAGGAGTAGGAATGGTGAGGTTTTCAGGGTGCTGCTAGACTTCTCGGTGTCGCCGAGGTTTGGTGATCGCAATGGGGAGGTGGTGGAGAGTAGGTCGGAGTTCAAGTgggagatgatgaaccggGCGGTTCATGCGGCGGCGAGAGGTGGAAATCTAGAGGTTTTGAGGGAGTTGGTTGGGGGATGTGGTGATGTTTTGGCTTATAGGGATGCTCAGGGCTCTACTGTCTTGCATACTGCCTCTGGTAGAGGGCAGATTGAGGTGAGGGTAATGTTTGATTGGTTGAATTCGATTACACTCGCTTATTTGATTCcttagaatttgaagaaatggaaGGCTGTTTAGATCTGATATGTATACTTGTGGTCATTACTAGATTGTTAGTGAAGAAATGTTTATAGATTAAATTGTTGGAATGATATGGTAACTCTTTCTCCATTTGAGGCCTAAAACACTGAATTGAAGTTTAAGTTAAAGCTAAATGCTTAGTTGTTTTAGAGATTGGGTCTTgtttacatgcatatattgttGGCTTCAACATATTGATGCTTGTTCAGCAAATGTGCCCTCACAGGCAGCTTGTGGACTTGTCCaaaaaatatgaatatatataaaaaagaggagtgaaatttgtttttattcttattGTTTTCTGCTTGTTAGTTTTGAACCTAGGATATATTAGTCATGATGCACATGGAGAACCCAGATTTCACATTGTTACTGATGACTGCGGGTTTCAAAGTCTTCTTTGAGCATTAGACTGTTACTTACGATGCTAATTTTTTGGATTTCTTTTAATGCAGGTGGTTAAGTATCTGATAGCATCCTTTGATATCAGCACCTCTGTAGATAGTCAAGGGAACACAGCTCTACATGTTGCCGCTTACAGGGGTCACTTGGCTGTGGTGGAAGCGCTAATTGGTGCATCTCCCTCGCTAGCCTCTTTATCGAACTACTATGGAGATACATTTCTGCATATGGCAGTGGCTGGTTTCCGAGCTCCTGGTTTCCGGAGAGTGGACAAACAGATTGAGCTCATCAAGCAATTAGTATGCGGTGATATTGTGAACATGCAGGACATCATTAATGATAGGAATAACAATGGAAGAACTGCTCTTCACATAGCTGTAAGTGAGAACATTCAGTCTAGTGTAGTGGAACTCCTCATGACTGTTCCATCAATAGATCTGAACATCCGTGATGGTGATGGCATGACGCCGCTAGATATTCTTAAGCAAAGG from Fragaria vesca subsp. vesca unplaced genomic scaffold, FraVesHawaii_1.0 scf0513160_u, whole genome shotgun sequence includes:
- the LOC101297112 gene encoding ankyrin-3-like, which gives rise to MPPSYFPLRWESTGDQWWYASPIDWAAANGHYDLVSELLHLDTNLLIKLTSLRRIRRLETVWDDEAHFSDVAKCRSQVAKRLLHECQTQSGHNSLIRAGYGGWLLYTAASAGDVAFVKELLQRDPLLVFGEGEYGVTDIFYAAARSRNGEVFRVLLDFSVSPRFGDRNGEVVESRSEFKWEMMNRAVHAAARGGNLEVLRELVGGCGDVLAYRDAQGSTVLHTASGRGQIEVVKYLIASFDISTSVDSQGNTALHVAAYRGHLAVVEALIGASPSLASLSNYYGDTFLHMAVAGFRAPGFRRVDKQIELIKQLVCGDIVNMQDIINDRNNNGRTALHIAVSENIQSSVVELLMTVPSIDLNIRDGDGMTPLDILKQRPKSPSSELLIKQLISAGGISKCQDHKARSAIVSHLRMHGIGNSPGTSFRIPDAEIFLYTGIDNASDASGDQSCLQFSRCSGEISQVDSPNSVSNKKIGSVNNAARRLKYLLQWPRRKEKKESSRDLGDADSVDSYSPSTDLEDNPIPLRQMYSKSSSLPNNKRIQSARTYLPSPYTKMKYTAGLTHGVIQAVPNFAFPAQSNVSPLSRSSMSSPALVDKEKGVDDAGLSRANGKASVVHSRQSSYNRKLINHYLCVGAQGVEAEESISSTWPTRSFKHSTSLVA